The genome window CTTGAACTCTTTTAATAATTTCATACTATAGAACTTTAAAATTTTGATTGAAAATAGTCCTCTTTTTATTTTTTACAGAGAATACAAAACGGTGATGAATTAAACGGCTTCCAAGAGCGAAATTAAAATAAAAAAAGCGGCTAAATTTAAAAATTTACCGCTTCCTTAAGATTATAAAAAGTTTAAAACAAACTGGACTGTCCTGTATCGTCTATCCCTGGGTCGGGTTCATTAGGACCCACTTTAGAAGTGGATATACTTTCGTCTTCGTTTGTGTTACTCTTAGGGTTGACCACCTCTTCTTGATTCACTTCTACCTCTTGGGCTGGAATAGTTTCTTCTGGCTCATAAGGCAAAGGATCTAACAAATTAATTTGTTTGATCTTACTTTTAGTAAGCATATTGCCTTGAGCAGCGATTCCTTTGATAGAAATAAACTCTTCTAAATTGACCTCCTCATTCTCTGGTTGTTCCTTACCTCTAGGTTTTACATGAATCAATTCTGCCATAGGTCTATAGTCTGTAGAGATCACCTCTAGATAAGAACTTTCATGATCGGAAATAATAGACTCTTCACGTTCTTCATTTTCTATTAAAAACCTCTTGATGTAAAAAAGCTCACGTTCACCGTTAAAATAAATGACTGTAATCGGTTTTTTGGGAATCCATTTTTCTAAGACCACCATATCTTCATCAAATCTCGCAGTAACTTCTGGAATAATAGTCTTTACAATACCCCTTTGCGTAATTACCAACAGGCGATCTTCACCTCTAAATTCACCTAACAAATCCCCTCGTTCATCTAAATTGAGTCTTTGTACGGTATTATCAAACCAGATTTTACGTGGTTTTAAGGTAGAAACACCTTCTTCTTTAAGATCTACTTTTTTGATGTTGTATTTAGTAACTTGGTTTCCTTTTGAAGTACGTGCTTTTATTAAGATTTCTGAGAAATGTAAATCCCATTTGAGTTTTTTAATGCTTCCTTGTTGACGTAGGTTAATAGTTACTACTTCAGCCTCTCCATTAGGATTTGCACTGAAATAATGCATCTGTGAACCTTTTTCTTCCTTACCCATAGGGTATTCTCGGTCTCTGGTCATGCTAGTTACAGCAAATCTTTTGACAAAACTTGGGCCATTTTTACCATCGCGATAGATGACATTGTATATGGTACGCTTATCCTTTTTCTTAAAAACAGCCACGTGGACTATGTTTTTCCCGATAAAGGTTTTAGCATCAACCTTAGTTACCATCATGGTTCCTTCTTTTGTAAAACAAATAATGTCATCAATGTCTGAACAGTCGCAAACATATTCATCTCTTTTCAATGCAGTTCCTACAAAACCTTCTTCCCTATTTACATAGAGTTTTGTATCACGAATGATCACTTTAGAAGCAATAATGTCTTCAAAGTTTTTTAATTCCGTTTTCCGTTCCCGACCGTTCCCGTAATCCTTTTGCAATTTTGTAAAATAATCAATAGCAAACTGAATAAGGTTTTCGAGATGATGCTTTAACTCTGCAATCCGGTCTTCTAGTGCCTGAATTTTTTGTTGAGCTTTATCAATATCAAATTTTGAAATGCGCTTGATGCGTATCTCTGTCAATCTTACAATATCTTCTTCTGTAATCGTTCTTCTTAAATGCTCTATATGTGGCTTTAAGCCTTTGTCTATAGCACTTATCACACCCTCCCAGGTTTCTTCTTCTTCTATATCTCGATAGATGCGATTCTCAATAAAAATACGTTCGAGTGATGCAAAATGCCACTGCTCTTCTACTTCATGCAGTAAAATCTCTAGCTCTGCTTTGAGTATCTCTACTGTATGATCTGCACTGCGGCGCAACATTTCGGTCACTCCTACAAAAAGCGGTTTATTATCTTCAATTACACATCCCAATGGGGAAATACTTACCTCACAATTGGTAAAAGCATAAAGCGCATCCATGGTTTTATCTGGAGATAACCCTGATGGTAAGTGGATCAAAATCTCCACATTTGCGGCTGTATTATCTTCAATTTTCTTGATCTTTATCTTCCCTTTTTCATTTGCTTTAAGGATCGAATCAATCAGTGTACTGGTAGTTGTCGAAAATGGAATTTCTGTTATAATAATCGAACTCTTGTCAGGCGAGTACATCTTAGCCCGCACCCTAACTTTTCCTCCACGGAGACCGTCCTTATAATTAGACATGTCAGCTGCTCCACCTGTAGGGAAATCAGGGAATATCTTAAATCGCTTGCCTTGTAAATGCTTGATGGAAGCATCTATCAATTCATTGAAATTATGCGGCAATACTTTTGTTGATAATCCTACGGCAATACCTTCAGCTCCTTGAGCTAGCAACAAAGGAAATTTTACTGGTAGATTGATAGGTTCTTTGCGACGTCCATCATAACTGGACTGCCATTCTGTAATTTTAGGATTAAAAAGAACTTCTAATCCAAACTTTGAAATACGCGCTTCAATATAACGAGAAGCAGCTGCAGGATCACCGGTAAGTATATTTCCCCAGTTCCCCTGCATGTCTATCAATAAATCTTTCTGACCTATTTGCACCATAGCATCACCTATACTTGAATCACCGTGTGGGTGATACTGCATGGTGTGACCTACTATATTTGCTACCTTATTATAGCGCCCATCATCCAGGTCCTTCATGGATTGCATGATACGCCGCTGCACTGGTTTAAAACCATCTTCAATAGCTGGAACAGCACGTTCCAAAATAACGTAACTCGCATAATCCAAAAACCATTCCTTGTACATGCCAGTGACACGCGTAATGGTTTCTGTTGATTGCTCTTCCAAGCCATCTCCTAAATGCTCTAATTCTTCGTTTTCTTCACTCATGGGACAGTAGTCCGTTATCAGTTAATTATTATCAGTTATTAGATAACTGTTTCTCTTGTGTTGGTCACGCTTTCTTATGTTTCGCTTTCGCGAAAGCGAAATATAAGAAGTTTATGCCGCACTAGTTGAGGTACCAAAGCAGAATAAAATTATATTCTTACCCTATTATTGATCCTCAATCACATCCAATTCTACCTTCAAATTATCAATAATAAATTCTTGCCTATCGGGTGTGTTTTTACCCATATAGAACCTCAATAAATCTTCAATACTCATTCCATCATCCAACATAATAGGATCCAGACGTATATCTTCTCCTATAAAATGAACAAATTCATCTGGACTGATCTCTCCAAGTCCTTTAAATCGAGTGATTTCTGGGTTTTTTCCTAATGTAGCCATTGCATCACTTCGTTCTTGTGGTGTATAACAGTACCTGGTTTCCTTTTTATTTCGCACTCTAAATAAGGGCGTCTGCAATATATAAAGGTGTCCTTTCTTGATCAATTCTGGAAAAAACTGAAGGAAGAAAGTAATGAGAAGCAAGCGTATATGCATTCCATCTACATCGGCATCTGTTGCGATCACTATTTTATTATACCTCAAATCTTCCATACTGTCTTCAATATTTAAGGCCGCTTGAAGTAGGTTAAATTCTTCGTTTTCATAAACAATTTTCTTGCTCATGTTGTAGCAATTCAATGGCTTTCCTCGCAAAGAAAATACGGCTTGGGTATTCACGTTACGAGATTTGGTAATCGATCCACTCGCACTGTCTCCCTCAGTAATAAATAAGGTGCTGTCTAAGTTGTTATCCTTTTTAGTATCTCCCAAGTGGACGCGGCAATCGCGTAATTTTTTATTGTGCAGATTGGATTTTTTAGCACGATCGCGAGCTAGTTTTCTAATTCCAGAAAGTTCTTTACGCTCTCGTTCTGCCTGTACGATTTTCTTTTGAAGCGCTTCTGCAACTACTGGATTTTTATGCAGGTAGTTATCCAGTTGGGTCTTCATGAAATCATTAATAAAGGTTCTTACCGTAGGAAGGTTTCCTCCCATTTCTGTAGAACCTAGTTTGGTTTTGGTCTGTGATTCAAAAATAGGCTCCATCACTTTAATGGCGATAGCACTCACTATAGATTTACGAACGTCACTAGCGTCGTAATTTTTATTGTAAAACTCTCGTATCGTTTTGACAATACTTTCTCTAAAAGCTGCCTGGTGTGTCCCACCTTGTGTGGTGTTCTG of Nonlabens sp. Ci31 contains these proteins:
- a CDS encoding DNA gyrase/topoisomerase IV subunit A yields the protein MSEENEELEHLGDGLEEQSTETITRVTGMYKEWFLDYASYVILERAVPAIEDGFKPVQRRIMQSMKDLDDGRYNKVANIVGHTMQYHPHGDSSIGDAMVQIGQKDLLIDMQGNWGNILTGDPAAASRYIEARISKFGLEVLFNPKITEWQSSYDGRRKEPINLPVKFPLLLAQGAEGIAVGLSTKVLPHNFNELIDASIKHLQGKRFKIFPDFPTGGAADMSNYKDGLRGGKVRVRAKMYSPDKSSIIITEIPFSTTTSTLIDSILKANEKGKIKIKKIEDNTAANVEILIHLPSGLSPDKTMDALYAFTNCEVSISPLGCVIEDNKPLFVGVTEMLRRSADHTVEILKAELEILLHEVEEQWHFASLERIFIENRIYRDIEEEETWEGVISAIDKGLKPHIEHLRRTITEEDIVRLTEIRIKRISKFDIDKAQQKIQALEDRIAELKHHLENLIQFAIDYFTKLQKDYGNGRERKTELKNFEDIIASKVIIRDTKLYVNREEGFVGTALKRDEYVCDCSDIDDIICFTKEGTMMVTKVDAKTFIGKNIVHVAVFKKKDKRTIYNVIYRDGKNGPSFVKRFAVTSMTRDREYPMGKEEKGSQMHYFSANPNGEAEVVTINLRQQGSIKKLKWDLHFSEILIKARTSKGNQVTKYNIKKVDLKEEGVSTLKPRKIWFDNTVQRLNLDERGDLLGEFRGEDRLLVITQRGIVKTIIPEVTARFDEDMVVLEKWIPKKPITVIYFNGERELFYIKRFLIENEEREESIISDHESSYLEVISTDYRPMAELIHVKPRGKEQPENEEVNLEEFISIKGIAAQGNMLTKSKIKQINLLDPLPYEPEETIPAQEVEVNQEEVVNPKSNTNEDESISTSKVGPNEPDPGIDDTGQSSLF
- a CDS encoding DNA topoisomerase IV subunit B encodes the protein MDGTTQYTEDNIRSLDWKEHIRMRPGMYIGKLGDGSSADDGIYILLKEVIDNSIDEYVMGAGKTIEVSIQGERVIVRDYGRGIPLGKVVDVVSKMNTGGKYDSKAFKKSVGLNGVGTKAVNALSSFFRVESTRDNKSASAEFERGELTGKDFIEETTRRKGTKMTFIPDAEIFKNFKYRPEYVVRMLKYYVYLNPGLTIIFNGEKFYSEHGLKDLLGETIIESDRLYPIIHLRAEDIEVAITHSRTQYSEEYHSFANGQNTTQGGTHQAAFRESIVKTIREFYNKNYDASDVRKSIVSAIAIKVMEPIFESQTKTKLGSTEMGGNLPTVRTFINDFMKTQLDNYLHKNPVVAEALQKKIVQAERERKELSGIRKLARDRAKKSNLHNKKLRDCRVHLGDTKKDNNLDSTLFITEGDSASGSITKSRNVNTQAVFSLRGKPLNCYNMSKKIVYENEEFNLLQAALNIEDSMEDLRYNKIVIATDADVDGMHIRLLLITFFLQFFPELIKKGHLYILQTPLFRVRNKKETRYCYTPQERSDAMATLGKNPEITRFKGLGEISPDEFVHFIGEDIRLDPIMLDDGMSIEDLLRFYMGKNTPDRQEFIIDNLKVELDVIEDQ